The segment ATTCCGGTGGAATCAGCTACCTGGCAGCGCACGTCCACGTCATGGCTTTCCATTTCCCGCGTGAGCGTGACCCCTGCCAGATCGTCACCGACGCAACCAATGAATCGGGTGGGATAGCGCGTGCCCGCGAAGGCGGCCACATTCGCGGCCGACCCTCCGCGAGTCATGGTGATCTCGGACCGAGTGTCAGTAGCCGGACGAACCGGCTCCTGTAACCAGACCACCACATCCTGAACAATATCTCCTATAACACCTAACATGACACATCAGTCTTCTTAGGAGACAAGGGCGGTTGCGATCTTGGCGGCCAGGCGGGCGTTGTTAAAGTACAGGGCCACGTTGGCATCCAAGCTGGCGTCCTTCGTCTCCTGCCGGATGAACTCGAGCAGGAACGGCGTCACCGCCTGACCCTCCACCTTCTGATCTTCGAGAGCCTGCCAGGCCTTCTCGATCACAACGTCCAAGCCCTTCGGATCGAGCTGCTCATCTTCGGGGACCGGGTTGCCCACGCAGATGGCCTCCGAAAGGCCCATATCACGCATGACGTTGTAGATAGTGGCGACCTCTTCGGGAGAGTCCACGCGGTTGCCCAGTTTGAATCCGGAATCGGTGACATAGAAGCCCGGGTAGTTATTCGTCTGGTAGCCGACGACCGGAACCGAAAGGGTTTCGAAGCGTTCCAGCGTGGCGTGAATGTCCAAGACGGCCTTGGCTCCCGAGCTGACGAGCACGATCGGATACTTGGCAAGCGCGACCAGATCGGCGGACTCGTCAAAGTTCTCTGAAGCGCCGTGGTGTACGCCGCCAAGGCCGCCGGTAGCAAAGACCTTAATGCCGGCCTTGTAGGCCAGGAACGTGGTGGCCGCAATGGTGGTACCACCGTTCTTCTTCGATACCGCGCCAAGAGCGAGGTCTCGAATGGAAGCCTTGAAGACGTCGTCGTCCTCACTCAGTTCCTTGATCTGTTCCGGGCTCAGACCCACCGTGGGGACGCCCTTGTAGACGCCGATGGTGGCCGGGATGGCGCCGAGCGCGCGAATCGCTTCTTCGCCTTGAATCGCCACTTCGTAGTTACGGGGGCGGGGCAGGCCGTGGGTGAAAATGGTCGATTCGAGGGCGACGACCGGCTTGCCGGCGGCTAGCGCTTCAACGATGGAGTCAGCAACTTTGATGGAGGCCATGTTCTTTCCTTTACATGATTGGAGGGATCTCTTACTTCCCATCTAATGAGAGAATTGATGCTGGAACCAGACCGATTTGGCTATTTTCTGATAGGAAAGCCTTATGAAGTACACGCTGAATCAACTCCGCACCTTCACGGTTCTTGCCCAAACCCAGCACTTCGGTAAGGCCGCAGATATCTTGGGCGTATCGCAACCAACTGTCAGCAACGACGTCCGCAATTTGGAGCGGGCACTCGGCGTGGTTCTTTTCGAGCGTTCCCGCGCAGGATCGAGACTCACTGCCGCCGGAAAAGCCCTGCTAGACCAGGCCGAATTAGTCCTCCGCGAAGCCGAAAAACTGGCGGATCTGGCCAGCTCACAAGTGGCGGCTGAAACGGTCCGGTTCGGAGTTTCTCCCAGCATGGTCAACCGGTTAGCGCCCGCGGTGCTAGCCGCCCTCGATCGCGACGCAAGAACCGGCGGTCCTTCAGTCTCCGTGGAACTACGGGAAGTGGAGACCGGCGGATTGGAGAAACTCCTGATGCGGGACGAAGCGGATGTGGTAGTCGGACACTTCGTGGAAGCCCCGCCTGGAGCCCGCGTCGCAACGATTGGTCACGACGCCATTTGGGTCGTTTCCGCGCAGGGACGATACCGCACCGATACTCCGGTAGAAATAGCAAGCTTGCGCGATCGGAAACTATTGATCTGGCCGCGGGAGAACAGCCCGCGCTACTACGACTATTTGGTTGGTCTATTGCACGGTTCCGGAATCGATCCGGAAGTCTCACACGCCGGCCTACGAGTCTCAGGGGCCTATTCTTACCTGCTCACTACCGGTGAAGCCTATGCTTTGGTTCCCGAGGACTACGCTTTGGAGATCCCACAAAGCCTTTCGGCGGGTCCGATCTCCCCGATCGCCCAGATCCCACTCCACGTGGCCTGGCATCAACCGGCCTCACCCGGCGTCGAATATCTCCTCCACATGATCGTAAAAGTGCGCAAGAACCAGACCCGGAAGAAACACACTCGGAAAAGACGCCCCCGGTAGGGTGAGCAATCGCGAGGAAGCCACCCGGCTATAGGCCGGCTCCACAAAGGATCACGAGAGAGCGGCCGGTGCGCAAACTGCTAGGCGCCGCGCGATCTGTTCTCGGGCCGCGGGCGACACGAACGAGTCCCAGAGCTCCCCGAAAAGAGGGCCCCACGATGAGGGAACCGCCGGGACCGGGCAGGCGCCTGCTGACGCGGCGAGTGTTCTCCCCGACCGCGATTGTGCCAAGCGGGCCGGGCTACCACATCCGTGATAGCCCGGCCCGACTCGAATTCTTCTAGCTGTTCTTTCTGCGACGATCGGTCAACGCCGCGCCCACAGCAACAAGGGACAGGCCCGCGAGCGCCAACGGGGCGACCGCCGCGCCCGTGTTGGCCAGCGTCCCAGACTTGTTGTTCTTGTCAGGCTTGGAGACCTGCGCGGGCTGCTTGCCGTGAGGGGCCTTGTTGGCGGGCTTGTCACTAGCCGTGCCAGGTTGACCGTCGGCCCCCTGGTCGCCGGCGCCCGGCTTCTCGCCCTGGCCGTTCGGATCCTCACCTTCGGTCTTGGCCTTGTACGCAGCGAGCGCGTCCTGCGCCTTGAGCAGCGCCGCACGAGCCGCCTGCACCGCGGCCGCCGCTTGCTCGTATGCCTTCGCCGGCGCCATCAACGGATCGCGCTCATCCATGGCCTGCGCAAGCGCCGCCTCGGCCTTAGCAAGGCTCGTGTTATGTTCCTCGACAGCCTTGGCGGCGCTGGTGGCCGCAGTAGCGGCGTCGTCGGCTGCTTGCTGCTTCTTGGCGACATCGGCCTTCAGCGCCGCAGTCTCCTCCGATTTGGCCGCGGCGCCCTCCACTGCCGTGTCGTAGGCCTTCTGCGCCGCGTCGCGCTCTTCGGTTGCCGTCTTGACGGCATCTTTCTGCGTCTCGACGCCGTTTTCCGCCTTCTCGAGGGCCGCATCGGCGAGTGCCTTCGACTGCTTTGCGGCCTCGAGTTCCGCCTTCGCCGAGTAGGCGCCGGCCCGCCCCCTGCCTGCGCGCAGCCAATCCGGATCCCAGATACGCCACACGACCGGACGCAGCCACCGGACGCAGCCATACCATCGGCAACTATCATTGTGCTTTGTGAATGAACAGACCCCTATGAACAAGAATGTGTGGAGCTATCCGGGCTTCACGAACGTCATGGTTGCTATTTTCGCGGCGTTTGGCTGCTGGGCGTTGTTGCTTCCGGTCATCCCGCAGGCGATCATCGAGAGCGGCGGCTCGGCGGGTTTGGCTGGCGCATCCACCGGCGTATTCATGGGGGTCACCGTTATTGCTCAGACTCAGACTCCGAGAATAATCCGCCGTTTCGGCTATGTGCCGACGATGGCATTCTCTGGCGTGCTGCTGGGCATCCCGAGCCTGATCCACATTTTCACTATGAGCGCGCCCGCCGTTTTCGCGGTTGCGGCACTGCGCGGTATCGGTTTCGGCACACTATGCGTCGCTGAGTCTGCCCTGGTTGCGTCTCTGGTACCGCTCAAACTTCTCGGCAGGGCTTCTGGGACGCTTGGGGCGATGGTTGGGCTCGGCGAGCTGGTGATGCTTCCGCTCGGTCTGGTGGTAGCGTCGTCAGTTGGCAGTTACGCCCCCGTCTACATAATCGCGACCGTTCTTGGCCTAGCCGGAACGTTTCTCGCCACCAGAATTCCCCACATCGAACCGCCCAAGAAACACAGCCAGAAGATCTCCTCGGCGCGGGTGCCAACCTGGAAACTAGTCGCGGTTCCTGCCGCCGCGATGTGCTTCACCGCGATGGGGTTTGGCGGCATTTCGGCTTTCCTCGCTCCTGCCGTCACACATGTGGGAATTGAGCGGGCCGCGCTGATCGCAAGCCTGGGTCTGTCCGTGGTAGGGCTGGCTCAGATGATATGTCGTTATGCCGCAGGGATTTTCGCCGACGCAAAAGGCGCTGGCCGCCTGATCGTGTGGGCTTCTCTTACCTCTGCAATCGGGCTTGCCGGAATCGCCGCGATACTGATTACGGGTGCCAGCGGCTGGCTTCTGTTCTTTGCGCTGATCGCCTACGGGGCCGGCTTTGGGATAGTTCAAAACGAGGCGCTTCTGTTGATGTTCGGTCGGCTATCGAAGGATAGGAATGAGGTAGCCTCAGCCATTTGGAATGCGTCCTTCGACTCCGGGACGGGCATCGGATCGTTCCTCCTGGGAGGCGTGGCCACCATCGCAGTCGGATCGAGCCAGTTCTTTTGGGTTTTCGCGGCTGCTAGCACTCTGGTCGCTGTGGCTTTCCTCGTCACCCTCGCAGATTTGATTCTCGGAAACCACAGGATCGCGGAAGAAAACAACCTGCGCGCCGTGATACGGAGAATGATCGGAGCCTTGCACATTACGGCGATCCCGAAGCGCTGAAAAGGCACCAGCCAATTCAAGAATAGGGAATCGGACATTGGCTCGAACGATTCCGGTCACCTAGGTTCGATCCACGTGGTCGCGTGACGCGTTTGCAGATCCCACCCGGGGTGTCGATCCTTGACGGCAGTTGAGTGATCGGCCGCGGGCGGGGGCATCGTCGTCGTCTGAAGCCCGCGCGCCCGCCGCAATGAGTCACTTGCTAGATGCTAGGAAGCTCGAGGTCACGCTCCACAGTTATCGACCGTTCAAAGATCGTCTCTCCCTTACGCACCGAGCGGAGCACGTGAGCTCGCTGGCGCACCGCCTCGAGGGCGTCAGGCGCGTCGAGAACGATGAAGTTCGCATCCTTGCCCGTCTCGAGCCCATACATGTCTTGGATAGACAGCGTCGTTGCCCCGTTGTACGTGATGAGGTCCAGCGCCACTTCCATCTCGTCGAACGACATGATCTGAGCCAGATGCAGCGTGTTGTCCAGCACGTTCATCAGGTTTCCGTTACCGGCAGGGTACCACGGATCCACAATCGAATCCTGCCCACACGATACGTTAATCCCCTCCTCAAGGAACTCCTTGACGCGCGTCAATCCTCGGCGCTTCGG is part of the Trueperella abortisuis genome and harbors:
- a CDS encoding LPXTG cell wall anchor domain-containing protein, whose translation is MWRIWDPDWLRAGRGRAGAYSAKAELEAAKQSKALADAALEKAENGVETQKDAVKTATEERDAAQKAYDTAVEGAAAKSEETAALKADVAKKQQAADDAATAATSAAKAVEEHNTSLAKAEAALAQAMDERDPLMAPAKAYEQAAAAVQAARAALLKAQDALAAYKAKTEGEDPNGQGEKPGAGDQGADGQPGTASDKPANKAPHGKQPAQVSKPDKNNKSGTLANTGAAVAPLALAGLSLVAVGAALTDRRRKNS
- a CDS encoding LysR family transcriptional regulator, which translates into the protein MKYTLNQLRTFTVLAQTQHFGKAADILGVSQPTVSNDVRNLERALGVVLFERSRAGSRLTAAGKALLDQAELVLREAEKLADLASSQVAAETVRFGVSPSMVNRLAPAVLAALDRDARTGGPSVSVELREVETGGLEKLLMRDEADVVVGHFVEAPPGARVATIGHDAIWVVSAQGRYRTDTPVEIASLRDRKLLIWPRENSPRYYDYLVGLLHGSGIDPEVSHAGLRVSGAYSYLLTTGEAYALVPEDYALEIPQSLSAGPISPIAQIPLHVAWHQPASPGVEYLLHMIVKVRKNQTRKKHTRKRRPR
- a CDS encoding MFS transporter, with protein sequence MNEQTPMNKNVWSYPGFTNVMVAIFAAFGCWALLLPVIPQAIIESGGSAGLAGASTGVFMGVTVIAQTQTPRIIRRFGYVPTMAFSGVLLGIPSLIHIFTMSAPAVFAVAALRGIGFGTLCVAESALVASLVPLKLLGRASGTLGAMVGLGELVMLPLGLVVASSVGSYAPVYIIATVLGLAGTFLATRIPHIEPPKKHSQKISSARVPTWKLVAVPAAAMCFTAMGFGGISAFLAPAVTHVGIERAALIASLGLSVVGLAQMICRYAAGIFADAKGAGRLIVWASLTSAIGLAGIAAILITGASGWLLFFALIAYGAGFGIVQNEALLLMFGRLSKDRNEVASAIWNASFDSGTGIGSFLLGGVATIAVGSSQFFWVFAAASTLVAVAFLVTLADLILGNHRIAEENNLRAVIRRMIGALHITAIPKR
- a CDS encoding pseudouridine-5'-phosphate glycosidase, translating into MASIKVADSIVEALAAGKPVVALESTIFTHGLPRPRNYEVAIQGEEAIRALGAIPATIGVYKGVPTVGLSPEQIKELSEDDDVFKASIRDLALGAVSKKNGGTTIAATTFLAYKAGIKVFATGGLGGVHHGASENFDESADLVALAKYPIVLVSSGAKAVLDIHATLERFETLSVPVVGYQTNNYPGFYVTDSGFKLGNRVDSPEEVATIYNVMRDMGLSEAICVGNPVPEDEQLDPKGLDVVIEKAWQALEDQKVEGQAVTPFLLEFIRQETKDASLDANVALYFNNARLAAKIATALVS